Proteins encoded together in one Streptomyces umbrinus window:
- a CDS encoding aldo/keto reductase: MPDLAPRELCRSINAFPLGVHCSGVRSGGSGNPDDRAFLDGLRRAIEDTEGAILLDTADSYGKGKSERLIGRVLREYTGLPLQISSKVGTLRSSAEHPYADRRINHQLQQTLDNLYVDQLALYTLQSLDFGPHDCFLGHAADQMHTLRDLELIRAVGMPGPDVAYTASPEQQSAAVTGFLKAFHAIGPDVIWTRFNALTPNVLIEGDDLFTFARKHGVGVVLTSPLAQGVLIGKSPPSATVRPHYAMAGTALGAPHSMGSIARGLQSLRDRFGPYPGALTRAALRFCLQRASHSVVLVGFRTEAQVTESFGCLGEPLTNDELAFMEGTFAEMRASLMAPVQASTVAESRR, translated from the coding sequence ATGCCCGATCTTGCTCCACGGGAACTCTGCCGCTCCATCAACGCCTTCCCTCTAGGTGTGCACTGTTCCGGAGTCCGGTCCGGGGGGAGCGGCAACCCGGACGACCGTGCCTTCCTCGACGGGTTGCGACGCGCGATCGAAGACACGGAAGGTGCCATTCTTCTCGATACGGCGGACTCGTACGGGAAGGGCAAGTCCGAGCGGCTGATCGGCAGAGTGCTGCGCGAGTACACAGGGCTGCCACTCCAGATCAGCAGCAAGGTCGGTACTCTGCGCAGTTCCGCTGAACACCCGTACGCGGATCGGCGCATCAACCACCAGCTTCAGCAGACCCTGGACAATCTCTACGTGGATCAGTTGGCGCTGTACACCCTGCAGTCCCTCGACTTCGGTCCTCACGATTGTTTCCTCGGACACGCGGCCGACCAGATGCACACCCTGCGCGACCTTGAACTGATCCGGGCGGTTGGCATGCCCGGACCCGATGTTGCCTACACGGCCTCCCCGGAACAACAAAGCGCTGCGGTGACAGGCTTCCTCAAGGCGTTCCACGCGATTGGTCCCGACGTGATCTGGACCCGATTCAACGCTCTTACGCCGAATGTTCTGATCGAGGGCGACGACCTGTTCACATTCGCCAGGAAGCACGGTGTTGGAGTCGTACTCACGTCGCCTTTGGCTCAGGGAGTGCTGATCGGAAAGTCACCGCCTTCAGCCACCGTCCGCCCTCACTACGCGATGGCTGGCACGGCTCTTGGCGCGCCGCACAGCATGGGGTCGATCGCACGCGGGCTCCAGTCACTGCGTGACCGTTTTGGCCCATACCCGGGCGCTCTCACGCGGGCCGCATTGCGCTTCTGCCTCCAGCGTGCCAGCCACAGCGTCGTCTTGGTCGGATTCAGGACGGAGGCACAGGTAACTGAATCCTTTGGCTGCTTGGGGGAGCCTTTGACGAATGACGAACTGGCATTCATGGAGGGTACCTTCGCGGAGATGCGTGCCAGTCTGATGGCGCCCGTCCAGGCCTCCACGGTCGCTGAGAGCCGACGATGA
- a CDS encoding 2'-5' RNA ligase family protein, which produces MAPELLLDQRAFPAAPPDDLDDPHVIVEHDWSSFADLERLSNHWDRPGWSNGQRAFYWMVVPRSNQLISQARHCQQHLDRLGMDSVPDDGLHITLVRIGSLDQVSTAAIDRLAGYVEQLPLQAFRLTAHPLAGSRSALRFSVTPWTPLVELHAALSEAGRNANVPGGKPTTRLRPHLGVAYNNHARSTQPVIDAVAELRGLAPVSFDVTRVELVELRRETAAYRWAVLRSVPLQNADRLA; this is translated from the coding sequence GTGGCGCCCGAGCTGCTCCTCGATCAGCGGGCTTTCCCAGCCGCGCCGCCTGATGACCTCGACGATCCGCATGTGATCGTCGAGCACGACTGGTCGTCTTTCGCAGACCTTGAGCGGCTGTCCAATCATTGGGACAGGCCCGGCTGGTCCAACGGGCAGCGCGCTTTCTATTGGATGGTCGTTCCGCGGTCCAACCAGCTCATCAGCCAGGCCCGGCACTGCCAACAACATCTGGACCGTCTCGGCATGGACTCGGTCCCCGACGACGGGCTGCACATCACGCTCGTCCGGATCGGCTCCCTGGACCAGGTGAGCACCGCCGCAATAGATCGCTTGGCCGGATACGTCGAGCAGCTCCCACTGCAGGCCTTTCGGCTCACTGCGCACCCGCTCGCCGGTTCCCGCAGCGCGCTCCGTTTCAGTGTCACGCCATGGACGCCATTGGTCGAGCTTCACGCCGCCCTGTCCGAAGCCGGCCGCAATGCGAACGTACCGGGCGGAAAGCCCACAACGCGACTGCGGCCGCACTTGGGAGTCGCCTACAACAACCACGCGCGGTCTACACAGCCTGTTATCGATGCGGTCGCGGAACTTCGCGGTCTGGCGCCAGTCTCATTCGACGTAACCCGCGTGGAGCTGGTGGAGCTGCGCCGCGAGACGGCTGCCTATCGGTGGGCCGTGCTGCGATCCGTCCCCCTCCAGAATGCGGATCGCTTGGCATGA
- a CDS encoding PPC domain-containing DNA-binding protein: protein MRATRITTGRKFVLVLDHGDDFFPSLEKFCQDNEIRSGHIPTLIGGFRSAEIVGTSGPLEDPEAPLWAAVTVHNLEVIGSGTLAWDPETDRLAPHIHITTGLKESSAEARTSHLFSAQVQFIAELVVEEFTGPALIRPTGPGLKVPLLRFEPEVPRACRLTP, encoded by the coding sequence ATGCGCGCCACCCGGATCACCACCGGCCGGAAGTTCGTGCTTGTCCTGGACCACGGTGATGACTTCTTCCCCTCGCTGGAGAAGTTCTGCCAGGACAACGAGATCCGATCCGGCCATATCCCGACACTGATCGGGGGGTTCCGTTCCGCTGAGATCGTGGGCACTAGCGGCCCCCTGGAGGATCCCGAAGCCCCCCTCTGGGCAGCAGTCACGGTCCACAACCTCGAAGTGATAGGCAGCGGCACCCTGGCGTGGGACCCAGAGACCGATCGCCTGGCCCCGCACATCCACATCACGACCGGCCTCAAGGAATCATCCGCGGAAGCTCGCACAAGCCATCTCTTCAGCGCTCAGGTTCAGTTCATCGCCGAACTCGTTGTGGAGGAATTTACCGGACCGGCCCTCATAAGACCCACGGGCCCAGGCCTCAAGGTGCCCCTCCTGAGATTCGAGCCGGAGGTGCCACGGGCATGCCGACTGACCCCGTAA
- a CDS encoding asparaginase, with translation MPNALSDTERHIRVVSLGGTITMTNPSNQASGGATPTLTGSDLVGAVPELQDEAIITVDDYLQVPGASLAVEDIARLAERLHKATAEGATGIVVVQGTDTIEETAWLLDLLYQGAAPVVLTGAMRHASMPGADGPANLLSAVRTAGSSEARDLGVLVCFADHIHSARHVRKIHSTSTAAFASPSTGPIGHVTEGVAKIHYWFDRTPGVPLPLARPVSVEVVTAALGSTGALLDGLEAHVDGVVIAAFGAGHVPSCWVQRLQALATRIPVVLASRTGSGSVLSHTYGFAGSERDLLERGLISGGSLDPLKARMLLMAHLAAGSDRGTLRTAFARYS, from the coding sequence TTGCCCAATGCACTCTCCGATACCGAGCGGCACATCAGGGTGGTCTCACTCGGCGGCACCATCACCATGACAAATCCGTCCAACCAGGCATCGGGCGGGGCAACCCCCACCCTCACGGGTTCGGATCTCGTGGGCGCAGTCCCGGAGCTCCAGGACGAGGCGATCATCACGGTCGACGACTATCTACAGGTACCTGGTGCCTCGCTCGCGGTCGAGGACATTGCCCGGCTGGCAGAGCGACTCCATAAAGCGACAGCCGAGGGTGCGACCGGCATTGTCGTCGTCCAGGGCACCGACACGATCGAAGAGACCGCCTGGCTTTTGGACCTGCTGTATCAAGGGGCTGCACCGGTGGTCCTCACAGGCGCGATGCGCCATGCCTCGATGCCCGGGGCCGACGGGCCGGCCAATCTGCTGTCCGCCGTGCGCACTGCCGGAAGCTCCGAAGCCCGCGATCTCGGCGTGTTGGTCTGCTTCGCTGACCACATCCACTCCGCCCGTCACGTCCGCAAGATCCATAGCACCAGCACGGCCGCGTTCGCCTCCCCCAGCACCGGCCCTATCGGGCACGTCACAGAAGGCGTCGCAAAGATCCACTACTGGTTCGACCGAACTCCAGGTGTACCTCTGCCGCTGGCGCGGCCGGTCAGCGTCGAGGTGGTCACCGCGGCGTTGGGCAGCACTGGAGCACTACTCGATGGACTGGAAGCGCATGTCGACGGCGTCGTGATTGCAGCCTTCGGTGCAGGACACGTCCCCAGCTGCTGGGTCCAGCGCCTCCAGGCGCTGGCCACCCGGATTCCCGTTGTACTGGCATCCCGCACCGGTTCCGGATCCGTGCTGTCCCATACCTACGGCTTCGCAGGATCGGAGCGTGACCTCCTTGAACGGGGCCTCATCAGTGGCGGTTCCCTCGACCCGCTCAAGGCCAGAATGCTCTTGATGGCACATCTGGCCGCCGGATCGGACCGTGGAACCCTCCGCACTGCGTTCGCTCGCTACAGCTGA
- a CDS encoding transcriptional regulator, XRE family protein, with amino-acid sequence MADTADLWELTGRNVFDGTTTAVQVHPATGQGDWISIRPTNGDALRRFLRPARPGLIIGADDHDASGTRLYVIDSATVRSLTATLPDDEMAVKVPRAYELTELTYAIIWSLRQWDAGLLADDHALAEQQAALNTYLTLTRSAASPMARPALTSASVNWMGSNFCARYIRGHLTEGAAPTAFWTREQTGEQASSWLFFRHKVQYVKDMSAPRVFVVPETEVARSGCYERILLFLAVALMERHGVRVAMTAHSELSEVDGFALVPGDRAIVANWARTQSIWDVDTIRQRSYLRSCCDHLKDANDQSVMAGPDAESRLRALADYLRLDWAWLVHHCRELGESGVSGLIQPHCRHLTLAGVDEALRFVGARDPSL; translated from the coding sequence ATGGCTGACACCGCCGATCTCTGGGAGTTGACCGGCCGCAACGTCTTCGATGGCACCACAACAGCCGTCCAGGTCCACCCCGCTACTGGTCAGGGTGATTGGATCAGCATCCGCCCCACCAACGGTGATGCCCTTCGCCGGTTTCTCCGGCCGGCGCGACCCGGATTGATCATTGGCGCGGATGATCACGATGCCAGTGGTACGCGCCTCTATGTCATCGACTCAGCGACCGTCCGAAGCCTCACGGCGACTCTGCCTGATGACGAGATGGCCGTGAAGGTGCCACGCGCCTACGAGCTCACCGAGCTCACATACGCCATCATCTGGTCCCTCCGCCAGTGGGATGCCGGCCTGCTGGCCGACGACCACGCCCTGGCTGAGCAACAGGCTGCACTGAACACATACCTCACGCTGACACGGTCCGCAGCAAGCCCGATGGCACGGCCCGCACTCACCTCCGCCAGCGTGAATTGGATGGGATCAAACTTCTGCGCACGGTACATCCGGGGCCACCTGACAGAAGGCGCCGCGCCTACTGCCTTTTGGACGCGAGAGCAGACTGGTGAGCAGGCCTCCTCGTGGCTGTTCTTCAGACATAAGGTGCAGTACGTCAAGGACATGTCCGCGCCGCGAGTGTTCGTGGTCCCAGAGACTGAAGTGGCGCGTAGCGGATGCTACGAGCGCATTCTGTTGTTCCTTGCTGTGGCCCTGATGGAACGCCACGGAGTCCGTGTCGCCATGACAGCGCACTCCGAGCTCTCTGAAGTGGATGGGTTCGCTCTGGTGCCCGGTGACCGCGCGATCGTGGCCAACTGGGCTCGAACGCAATCCATCTGGGATGTGGACACGATTCGTCAGCGCTCGTACTTACGCAGCTGCTGCGACCACTTGAAGGACGCCAACGACCAGAGCGTAATGGCGGGCCCCGATGCCGAGTCTCGACTACGTGCCCTCGCTGACTACCTCCGTCTCGACTGGGCGTGGCTGGTGCACCACTGTCGAGAACTAGGCGAGAGCGGCGTTTCCGGTCTCATCCAGCCCCACTGCAGACATCTCACCCTCGCAGGGGTCGATGAGGCGCTGCGCTTCGTCGGCGCCCGCGACCCGAGCTTGTAG
- a CDS encoding helix-turn-helix domain-containing protein: MSEPKAAPTVLQIVLGRRLAMLRDAASLSALDAATQLRIAVSTVTRMERAETPLKYAYVKTLLEIYGVGQAEISEFLALIDKASIPGWWQSFRDALPGWFGVHVSLETSATHIRTYESQVIPGLLQTEDYARAVLSVGLPRPSPDVVERRVSLRTKRQDLLNRVEPRPPQLWVVMDETCLRKRVGDRRVMSDQIDHLLQVAELQNVTMQVCPFEAGLHPGSFGPFTIFRFDIPEMSDVVCTDSLSRAHYSEDGEEVALYRQAFDQMSTYALPIGRTKQFLADVRKELSA; this comes from the coding sequence GTGAGCGAGCCCAAGGCCGCCCCGACCGTCCTCCAGATCGTCCTGGGGCGACGGTTGGCGATGCTGCGGGATGCGGCGAGCCTCAGTGCGCTCGATGCTGCCACGCAGCTACGCATTGCAGTGTCGACGGTCACCAGGATGGAGAGGGCCGAGACCCCGCTGAAGTATGCGTACGTGAAGACGCTCCTCGAGATCTACGGGGTCGGCCAGGCCGAGATCAGCGAGTTTCTCGCCCTGATCGACAAGGCAAGCATTCCCGGCTGGTGGCAGAGTTTTCGCGACGCGCTGCCTGGCTGGTTCGGCGTCCATGTATCGCTGGAAACCTCGGCCACTCACATCCGGACCTACGAGTCCCAAGTGATCCCCGGCCTCCTGCAGACCGAAGACTATGCTCGTGCTGTGCTGTCGGTTGGCCTGCCGCGGCCATCCCCTGACGTCGTCGAGCGCCGGGTAAGTCTCCGTACCAAGCGGCAAGACCTCCTCAACCGGGTAGAGCCCAGACCTCCTCAGCTGTGGGTCGTGATGGATGAGACATGCCTGCGCAAAAGGGTGGGCGATCGCCGGGTGATGTCTGATCAGATTGACCACCTTTTGCAGGTTGCGGAACTTCAGAACGTGACCATGCAGGTCTGCCCGTTCGAAGCCGGGCTCCACCCCGGTTCCTTCGGCCCGTTCACAATATTCCGCTTTGACATCCCGGAAATGTCCGACGTTGTATGTACTGACAGCCTGAGTCGTGCGCACTACAGCGAGGACGGTGAAGAAGTGGCACTCTACCGTCAGGCTTTCGATCAGATGAGCACGTACGCATTGCCAATAGGACGCACCAAGCAGTTTCTTGCTGACGTCCGCAAGGAGCTATCCGCATGA
- a CDS encoding DUF397 domain-containing protein — MNHVINAAADLGTEQWQKPWSGSNGGNCVEVKQLADGRVALRQSTEPDGPALIYTAAEISAFVEGAKAGAADFLLA, encoded by the coding sequence ATGAATCATGTAATCAATGCAGCTGCCGACCTGGGAACGGAACAGTGGCAGAAGCCCTGGAGCGGCAGCAACGGGGGAAACTGCGTCGAGGTGAAGCAACTCGCCGACGGTCGAGTGGCTCTGCGTCAATCCACCGAACCAGATGGCCCTGCATTGATCTACACCGCTGCCGAGATCAGTGCCTTCGTCGAAGGAGCCAAGGCCGGCGCCGCCGATTTTCTTCTTGCCTGA